One Maribacter cobaltidurans genomic window carries:
- a CDS encoding 3-keto-disaccharide hydrolase: MKKIFGIGLIVFLCNNLMGQTVSLFNGENLDGWEVFGTEKWYVEDGLLICESGPDAGYGYLGTEKEYKNFILDLDFKQEADGNSGVFIRSSVDGTKVSGWQVEVAPPGKFTGGVYESYGRQWLKKPKEEKDGALKFGDWNHMTIKVDGKQITSWLNGTEMVSFKDRIIGKGEGSILLQIHDGGGIKVKWKNIQLTPLD; the protein is encoded by the coding sequence ATGAAGAAGATTTTTGGTATAGGATTGATTGTTTTTTTGTGTAATAACCTGATGGGCCAAACAGTTTCCCTTTTCAATGGTGAAAACTTGGATGGATGGGAAGTTTTTGGAACCGAAAAGTGGTACGTGGAAGATGGACTATTGATCTGTGAAAGTGGCCCTGATGCCGGTTATGGGTACTTGGGAACCGAAAAGGAGTATAAAAATTTTATACTTGATCTGGATTTTAAACAAGAGGCCGATGGCAACAGCGGTGTTTTTATAAGATCCAGTGTTGATGGAACTAAGGTAAGTGGTTGGCAGGTTGAGGTAGCCCCACCCGGAAAATTTACGGGTGGTGTTTATGAATCTTACGGAAGGCAATGGCTAAAGAAACCAAAAGAGGAAAAGGATGGTGCCTTAAAATTTGGGGATTGGAACCACATGACCATCAAAGTGGATGGTAAACAAATAACCTCTTGGCTCAATGGTACGGAAATGGTTTCCTTTAAGGACAGAATTATAGGTAAGGGAGAAGGTTCCATTCTGCTTCAAATCCATGATGGTGGAGGTATCAAGGTAAAATGGAAAAACATTCAATTGACTCCGCTGGATTAA